A segment of the Actinomycetota bacterium genome:
ATCGTCGCCCTCGGGCTCGAGCGTGATGGTGATCGGTTCGTCTGACGGCGAGTACTCGCCGGCGTTCTGTACCACCTGGCGAACGACCTCGACGAGCTGGGTACGGTCGCCTTCCGTCGTAACGTCGTCGAGGGCGAGGTCCACCCGCCGGTCGTCGCCGAGCCCCGCGGCACCCACGCCCTCCCGCACGATCGCCGCGAGGTCGGCCGGGCCCGTCTGGAGCTGCAGCACGCCCGCTGAGAGCTTCATCGCGAGCGATGCCTGCTTCACGATCTCGAGCATGCGATCGGATTCCTGCTCGATCAGCTCCAGGAACTCCCGTTTCTCCTCGTCGGGAAGCTGGTCGTAGTAGGTGCGCGTCGTGACGGCGAGTCCTTTGATCGTGGAGATCGGTCCCCGCAGCTCGTGCGAGACCATCGAAACCAGCTCGGCCCGCTTCCGCGCGTCGTCGCCCTGCTCAGCGCTCACGGGGGGAGTGTAGGTGGGACATAAGGCCCGCGCCGTCGGCCGTCCTTCCAGCGCCCGATGGGCCGACAGCGCGGAGGGGCGAGCTCCAGAGCACCGAGGACGACGACGGATCGGCGCTCAGCATCCGCCTGCGCGCATCATCGTGGGCTCGGAGCGTGAGCATCGGTGGATCAGGCCGGTGGATACGTCGGCGGCGGGGCGGCGGTGACCGCCGAACCCAGGTCCGACGGAGCCCCCTACGAGTACGAGTGGTCCTCGTCGGGGAACGTGCCGGCTTCAACGTCGGAGACGAAGTTCGTCACAGCGTCGGTGATCGCACCTCGGAGGTCGGCGTAGGCCTTCGCGAGCTTCGGCGGGTGCTCCGTCAGCCCGAGCAGATCGTTGATCACGAGCACCTGGGCGTCGGTGCCGCTGCCCGCGCCGATGCCGATCGTCGGGATCTGCAGCGCATGGGTGATCTCGGCGCCGAGCTCGGCGGGCATCGCTTCCAGCACGATCGCGAACGCCCCGGCCTTCTCGAGCTGCACTGCCTGTTCCAGCACCTTCTGGGCGGCTTCGCCTCGCCCCTGCACCTTGTAGCCGCCGAGGCCGTGCACCGCTTGGGGCGTGAGGCCGATGTGGGCCATCGCCGGGATGCCGATCTCGGTGAGCCGGTGCACGAGGTCGAGGTTCGGCCCCTCGAGCTTCACCGCGGTGGCGCCGCCTTCCTTGATCAGACGCCCCGCGTTGCGCACGCCTTCCTCGATCGAGGCCTGGTAGCTCATGAACGGAAGGTCACCGACGACCATCGCGCGCTGG
Coding sequences within it:
- the panB gene encoding 3-methyl-2-oxobutanoate hydroxymethyltransferase, translating into MPDRTVSTHDLRAWKGEQRRWVMLTAYDFPTAQILDRAGVPALLVGDSLGRNVLGYANELPVTMEDMLHHVMAVSRGAQRAMVVGDLPFMSYQASIEEGVRNAGRLIKEGGATAVKLEGPNLDLVHRLTEIGIPAMAHIGLTPQAVHGLGGYKVQGRGEAAQKVLEQAVQLEKAGAFAIVLEAMPAELGAEITHALQIPTIGIGAGSGTDAQVLVINDLLGLTEHPPKLAKAYADLRGAITDAVTNFVSDVEAGTFPDEDHSYS
- a CDS encoding HAMP domain-containing sensor histidine kinase gives rise to the protein MSAEQGDDARKRAELVSMVSHELRGPISTIKGLAVTTRTYYDQLPDEEKREFLELIEQESDRMLEIVKQASLAMKLSAGVLQLQTGPADLAAIVREGVGAAGLGDDRRVDLALDDVTTEGDRTQLVEVVRQVVQNAGEYSPSDEPITITLEPEGDDAVLTVADRGPGIPEDRREHVFTTFPHWRPAGYEEVQGTGLGLFISKGLVAEHGGEISIEDGPGGGTMLRIRLPREGTERG